Proteins found in one Lepisosteus oculatus isolate fLepOcu1 chromosome 22, fLepOcu1.hap2, whole genome shotgun sequence genomic segment:
- the cenpe gene encoding centromere-associated protein E isoform X6, whose product MAGESAVKVCVRVRPLIQREEAEVSNVESVPIYWKTDQQTVYQVDGPKTFSFDRVFNVNESTSQVYDEVAKPLVISAIKGYNGTIFAYGQTSSGKTFTMMGSNESLGVIPLAIHDIFETIAQSQNMEFLLRVSYMEIYNETVTDLLVDSTKRKPLEIREGINRTVYVADLTEEVVVSASQVLEWIKKGEKNRHYGDTKMNQRSSRSHTIFRMILESRERSDPSSGEIADQAVMVSHLNLVDLAGSERASQTGAEGLRLKEGCNINRSLFTLGQVIKKLTDGNGGGFTNYRDSKLTRILQNSLGGNAKTVIICTITPATVEETLSTLQFASTAKHMKNDPHVNEVLDDGALMRRYRNEIVDLKRRLEEVSSETRMQATEKEVLAQLLQEKDQLQKEQEDRIRNLTKIVITSSSFAINDVKIRSKRRMTWGGKLLRGRQSEGFHFGDIGFLEHATKRKKSDLSALIEPDDTLDIEGEDVWQHNIEDFPFDVEMNMSNVSVRRSKVVQSTVSDVSASTPNSLSSQIQLSEVKERIAGLEEELQKKIRETWEAVEKQNAAEKRVSELEEALKAQDPRGEGSHVEGCREALCKMYEKDFRDTIQLCETLVAEKEELSAKLNLLKEELDALWKEKEGLQQEKVRLQQEIIEKEEQHEFNILEQEVHKQSETELAKEITSLKMELENSGVCIQNLKAELEAKSNELQNKEEWIAELENMGGKDLTEQIRNLKHSLGDAEAVSRDTKKEWAFLRSENLTLKERENDMAARYKQMEVEVNQLRSQLESEKMRFKRMETDLQKELLMAFEENAKLNTLLDGKVPKNLIERLDLEKSVAELKKELEKSQEGERALQTEVNSLSALKNLPDKVDDLMKQVCDVSNELCATRVERDDLLSAKVERDEEIQRLTEAVQQVTEDLRETQTKLSEADQKMANLSEQHSAVQAQYVEVAEDCEKLKTELESSSIEKQQCLNGMEDLKLQVLNVSEELQLVNSERDSLLLEKRDSTQRTEADLQELRTHVASLTQEREQLQEILESVRAEKSQLKADLEEKMVETQEELRQQQQLISDLKTQRGERETQLEQQINDLSGELKLVSSDRDSLLSERRDSAHRPEEKLEEMRSHITSLTQEREQLQEILESVRAEKSQLKAELEEKMVETQEELRQQQQLISDLKTQSGERETQLEDQVNELSEKLKLVSCERDSLLSERRDSGHRPEEELEELRTHITSLTQEREQLQEILESVRAEKSQLKIDLEENVEMSVETQEELRQQQQLMTDLKIQTAEKEAWLQQQITELSEKLKLVSSERDSLPSERRDSGHRPEAELEEMRSHIASLTQEREQLQEILESVRAEKSQLKAELEEKMVETQEELRQQQQLISDLKTQREERETQLEQQVNELSEQLKLVSSESETLLSEKRDSTRRTEAELEELRTHITSLTQEREQLQETLESVRAEKSQLQAELEEKINKLNEELKLMSSQHDTLLSESRNSTRRTGAELEELRTHITSLTQEREQLQETLESVRAEKSQLKADLEENISVAVETQAELCRAQDELRTQQELISDLKTQRTKRETQLDLKVNELSEQLQLVNSERDSLLLEKRDSTQRTESDLQELRTHITSLTQEREQLQETLESVRAEKSQLNSLEDAVSKLQIELHQVQGELNKKEQEAEELKGLVADKEVQLNSMQESLSAKVSVFQQLVQGQERALEERDRSLAELQGKVAALAQERQQLQGSLEHLREQLESQTEKHQALIAEFELQSQASVSEDQRQSQRLKESEEQYQECLKRFQLQIDQFKSCAKNISALLNKDTTSQSKLVRQFVSSLPAEQSKSMLKLNSGISKINTDLVLRLRQQACVYSSIAEIHKDHFETALQHSIASFEERKLHDLLIQRIQRASGSSSEHVSQQAQRASDLLEERQRQVQEMTEILAELEDGLSCHATSRAQEHPIQEEINRTLKALCAAPTAGFVELEQVLQKENTRMTEKLQQTTQVLEGLKAKYYDIKERCQALLAKSTAELKEQRDRSQTLLVELDDGSPKKGSEVLQENLLLLERLEGSEKEIKTMQLKIKKLEGSLAGAEAKAADRKRAADGMQMELQKLVAQVKERDESISTLRRSLSELEKKAEKGASPYIEELETLRSKLVKMEMERTGLLKKQEQTVAAMTAALEHRDESLRKLKETLRKSQQDQEASFVADEKPHTKAPVTCGGGSGIVQSTMMLMIKAEKAKLEAEVHQQKKKIGQMESVVSSLQAEASKWKGRARKLKETSGLKGSLSEMETLCDNQPNVSPRTPTKRRQVTSEGFILDSPKSKFFDSRSGSLSVACPKQFFDNSTLGTIPDVNPTAEPNSEGDWWSLAPQKDGAENCKTQ is encoded by the exons ATGGCAGGAGAATCGGCAGTTAAAGTTTGTGTGAGGGTTCGTCCGCTAATTCAGAG GGAAGAAGCTGAGGTGTCAAATGTAGAGTCCGTGCCAATATATTGGAAAACCGATCAACAGACTGTTTACCAGGTTGATGGCCCGAAAACGTTCAGCTTTG ACAGAGTCTTTAATGTCAACGAATCAACGTCTCAGGTTTACGATGAAGTTGCCAAGCCTCTCGTCATTTCTGCTATCAAAGGCTACAATG GCACTATCTTTGCATATGGGCAAACCTCTTCAGGAAAGACTTTCACAATGATGGGCAGTAATGAGTCTCTGGGAGTAATACCTCTGGCAATCCATGACATATTTGAAACCATTGCACAG TCTCAAAACATGGAGTTTCTGCTGCGTGTGTCCTACATGGAAATCTACAACGAGACAGTTACAGACCTGCTGGTTGACAGTACCAAGAGGAAACCTCTGGAAATCCGAGAAGGGATCAAT agaactgtttATGTAGCAGATCTTACCGAAGAAGTTGTCGTATCAGCTAGTCAAGTCCTGGAATGGATTAAGAAGGGAGAAA AAAATCGACATTATGGGGACACCAAAATGAATCAACGAAGTAGCCGGTCCCATACTATTTTCAGAATG attttggaGAGCCGTGAACGGAGCGATCCCTCTAGTGGGGAAATTGCAGATCAGGCAGTCATGGTTTCCCATCTG AATTTGGTGGACTTGGCAGGCAGTGAAAGAGCCAGCCAGACAGGGGCTGAAG GCTTGCGATTGAAAGAAGGGTGCAACATAAATCGCAGCTTATTTACTCTGGGCCAGGTTATCAAAAAACTGACTGATGGTAATGGTGG GGGTTTTACCAATTACAGGGACAGTAAACTCACCAGGATTCTGCAGAACTCTCTTGGTGGTAATGCCAAGACTGTGATTATTTGCACCATTACTCCAGCCACAGTGGAAGAAACCCTCAGCACTCTTCAG TTTGCCAGTACAGCTAAGCACATGAAAAATGATCCACATGTTAACGAGGTGCTGGATGATGGAGCACTGATGAGGAGatacagaaatgaaattgtGGATCTGAAAAGACGTCTGGAAGAG GTTTCTTCTGAGACACGAATGCAAGCAACCGAGAAGGAAGTCCTGGCCCAGCTGCTGCAGGAAAAAGACCAGCTTCAGAAGGAGCAGGAGGACAGAATTAGGAACTTGACAAAGATCGTCATTACCTCTTCCAGTTTTGCCATCAATGATGTAAAG ATCCGGAGCAAGAGGAGGATGACATGGGGTGGAAAACTGCTGCGAGGAAGGCAGTCCGAAGGCTTTCATTTCGGAGACATTGGCTTTCTTGAACACGCCACCAAAAGAAAGAAATCGGACTTATCTGCATTAATAGAACCAGATGACA CATTAGACATCGAGGGAGAGGACGTGTGGCAACATAACATTGAAGATTTCCCCTTTGACGTGGAGATGAACATGAGCAACGTGTCTGTGCGCAGGAGCAAGGTTGTACAGTCCACGGTTTCCGATGTTTCGGCATCCACTCCAAATAG TTTGTCTTCTCAGATCCAGCTGAGCGAAGTGAAGGAAAGGATCGCGGGTTTGGAGGAGGAGCTGCAGAAGAAGATCCGGGAGACGTGGGAAGCCGTGGAAAAGCAGAACGCAGCGGAGAAGCGGGTGTCCGAGCTGGAGGAGGCCTTGAAGGCGCAGGACCCCCGGGGTGAAGGGAGCCATGTGGAGGGCTGCCGCGAGGCTCTTTGTAAAATG TACGAAAAGGATTTTAGAGACACTATTCAGCTCTGTGAGACTCTGGTGGCTGAGAAG gaggagctgagtgCAAAGCTGAACTTGCTGAAGGAGGAGCTGGACGCTTTGTGGAAGGAAAAGGAAGGGCTGCAGCAGGAGAAAGTGCGCCTTCAGCAGGAGATCATTGAGAAGGAAGAGCAGCACGAGTTCAACATTTTAGAGCAGGAGGTCCACAAGCAGTCTGAG ACTGAGTTAGCGAAAGAAATCACCAGCTTAAAGATGGAGCTAGAGAATTCTGGTGTGTGCATCCAAAATCTGAAG GCTGAGTTGGAGGCAAAATCCAATGAACTGCAAAACAAAGAGGAGTGGATTGCAGAACTTGAGAATATG GGCGGCAAGGACTTAACGGAGCAGATCCGGAACCTGAAGCACTCTCTCGGCGATGCGGAGGCAGTGAGCCGCGACACGAAGAAGGAGTGGGCCTTCCTGCGCAGTGAGAACCTGACGCTGAAGGAGAGGGAG AACGACATGGCAGCCAGGTATAAGCagatggaggtggaggtgaaccAGCTGCGCAGCCAACTGGAGTCGGAGAAGATGCGCTTTAAAAGGATGGAGACGGACCTGCAGAAAGAGCTCCTGATGGCTTTTGAAGAAAACGCCAAGCTGAACACCCTTCTGGATGGGAAAGTCCCCAAAA ATCTCATTGAGCGTTTAGATCTGGAGAAAAGCGTTGCAGAGCTCAAGAAAGAGCTGGAAAAATCCCAGGAAGGGGAGAGAGCCTTGCAAACCGAAGTTaattctctctctgctctcaaGAACCTTCCTGACAAGGTGGATGACTTGATGAAACAG GTGTGTGACGTCTCTAATGAGTTATGTGCCACCCGGGTGGAACGGGACGACCTGCTCTCTGCAAAAGTGGAAAGAGATGAGGAAATCCAGAGGCTGACAGAAGCTGTGCAGCAAGTAACCGAAGACCTGAGGGAAACGCAAACAAAGCTAAGTGAGGCAGACCAGAAGATGGCAAATCTGTCCGAACAGCACAGCGCAGTGCAGGCACAGTATGTGGAGGTTGCTGAAGACTGTGAGAAGCTCAAAACTGAATTGGAGAGCTCGTCTATAGAAAAACAGCAATGTCTAAATGGAATGGAAGACCTGAAACTACAG GTTTTAAATGTATCGGAAGAGCTGCAGTTGGTGAACAGCGAGCGGGATTCTCTCCTGTTGGAGAAGAGAGACTCGACTCAGAGAACTGAGGCTGACCTGCAGGAGCTGAGGACCCACGTCGCCTCCCTCACTCAGGAGAGAGAGCAGCTGCAGGAAATCCTGGAGTCGGTCCGGGCGGAGAAGAGCCAGCTGAAGGCCGACCTGGAGGAGAAG ATGGTGGAGACCCAGGAAGAGctcagacagcagcagcagctcatcTCTGACCTGAAGACccagaggggggagagagaaacTCAACTGGAGCAACAG ATAAATGACTTGAGTGGGGAACTGAAGCTGGTGAGCAGCGACAGAGACTCGCTCCTGTCTGAGAGGAGAGACTCTGCTCACAGACCAGAGGAAAAACTGGAGGAGATGAGGTCCCACATCACCTCCCTCACTCAGGAGAGAGAGCAGCTGCAGGAAATCCTGGAGTCAGTCCGGGCTGAGAAGAGTCAGCTGAAGGCCGAGCTGGAGGAGAAG ATGGTGGAGACCCAGGAAGAGctcagacagcagcagcagctcatcTCTGACCTGAAGACCCAGAGTGGGGAGAGAGAAACTCAACTGGAGGACCAG GTGAATGAGTTGAGTGAGAAGCTGAAGCTGGTGAGCTGTGAGAGAGACTCTCTCCTGTCTGAGAGGAGAGACTCTGGTCACAGACCAGAGGAAGAACTGGAGGAGCTGAGGACCCACATCACCTCCCTCACTCAGGAGAGAGAGCAGCTGCAGGAAATCCTGGAGTCAGTGCGGGCTGAGAAGAGTCAGCTGAAGATAGACTTGGAGGAGAATGTTGAGATG TCTGTTGAAACTCAAGAAGaactcagacagcagcagcagctgatgACGGACCTTAAGATCCAGACTGCGGAGAAGGAAGCATGGCTGCAACAGCAG ATAACAGAGTTGAGTGAGAAGCTGAAGCTGGTGAGCAGTGAGAGAGACTCTCTCCCGTCCGAGAGGAGAGACTCTGGTCACAGACCAGAGGCAGAACTGGAGGAGATGAGGTCCCACATCGCCTCCCTCACTCAGGAGAGAGAGCAACTGCAGGAAATCCTGGAGTCAGTCCGGGCGGAGAAGAGTCAGCTGAAGGCCGAGCTGGAGGAGAAG ATGGTGGAGACCCAGGAAGAGctcagacagcagcagcagctcatcTCTGACCTGAAGAcccagagggaggagagagaaactcaaCTGGAGCAGCAG GTGAATGAGTTGAGTGAGCAGCTGAAGTTGGTGAGCAGTGAGAGCGAGACACTCCTGTCTGAGAAGAGGGATTCGACTCGGAGAACTGAGGCAGAACTAGAGGAGCTGAGGACCCACATCACCTCCCTCACGCAGGAGAGAGAGCAGCTGCAGGAAACCCTGGAGTCAGTCCGGGCGGAGAAGAGCCAGCTGCAGGCCGAGCTGGAGGAGAAG ATAAATAAATTGAATGAGGAACTGAAGTTGATGAGCAGTCAGCATGACACTCTCCTGTCCGAGAGCAGAAACTCAACTCGGAGAACCGGGGCTGAACTGGAGGAGCTGAGGACCCACATCACCTCCCTCACTCAGGAGAGAGAGCAGCTGCAGGAAACCCTGGAGTCAGTCCGGGCTGAGAAGAGTCAGCTGAAGGCTGACCTGGAGGAGAATATATCGGTG GCTGTAGAGACTCAAGCTGAACTTTGCCGTGCTCAGGATGAGCTGAGAACTCAGCAGGAGCTGATCTCTGACCTCAAGACTCAGAGAACTAAGAGAGAAACTCAACTGGACCTCAAG GTGAATGAGTTGAGTGAGCAGCTGCAGTTGGTGAACAGCGAGCGAGATTCTCTCCTGTTGGAGAAGAGAGACTCGACTCAGAGAACCGAGTCTGACCTGCAGGAGCTGAGGACCCACATCACCTCCCTCACTCAGGAGAGAGAGCAGCTGCAGGAAACCCTGGAGTCAGTCCGGGCTGAGAAGAGCCAGCTCAACTCACTGGAAGATGCTGTATCCAAa TTGCAGATAGAATTACACCAAGTCCAGGGTGAGCTGAACAAGAAGGAGCAGGAAGCTGAGGAGCTCAAAGGCCTGGTAGCAGATAAAGAAGTCCAGTTAAACTCCATGCAAGAGTCTCTGTCTGCAAAg GTGTCCGTGTTCCAGCAGCTCGTGCAGGGCCAGGAGCGCGCGCTGGAGGAGAGAGACCGCAGCCTGGCAGAGCTGCAGGGCAAGGTGGCCGCTCTGGCTCAGGAGaggcagcagctgcaggggaGCCTGGAGCACCTCAGGGAGCAGCTCGAGAGCCAGACTGAGAAACACCAGGCT ctgatTGCCGAATTTGAGCTGCAGTCACAAGCGTCTGTCAGTGAGGACCAGAGGCAGTCTCAGCGCCTTAAGGAATCAGAAGAACAATATCAG GAATGTCTGAAGAGATTTCAGCTGCAGATTGACCAGTTTAAGAGCTGTGCAAAGAACATTAGTGCTCTGCTAAATAAGGACACGACCTCTCAGAGCAAGCTGGTGCGTCAGTTTGTCTCCTCCCTGCCTGCAGAGCAGAGCAAATCCATGCTAAAGCTAAATTCCGGCAtcagtaaaataaatacagatcTTGTCCTTCGTCTGAGACAACAAGCG TGTGTGTACTCCAGTATTGCTGAAATACACAAAGATCACTTTGAGACAGCTCTCCAGCACAGCATTGCCAGCTTTGAAGAGCGCAAGCTTCATGACCTGCTGATCCAGAGGATACAGAGGGCCTCAGGCAGCAGCTCCGAACACGTCAGCCAGCAAGCACAGAGGGCGTCAGATCTCCTGGAGGAGAGGCAGAGACAGGTGCAG GAAATGACTGAAATTTTGGCAGAGCTGGAAGATGGGTTATCTTGTCACGCTACCAGTCGAGCACAAGAGCATCCGATCCAGGAGGAAATCAACAGGACTCTGAAAGCGCTGTGTGCTGCCCCTACAGCTGGGTTTGTAGAGCTGGAACAGGTCCTGCAGAAGGAGAATACCAGGATGACTGAGAAACTTCAACAAACAACACAGGTCTTAGAG gGCCTAAAAGCAAAATACTATGATATTAAGGAGAGATGCCAAGCCCTCCTTGCTAAGTCAACAGCAGAGCTAAAGGAGCAGAGGGACAGGAGTCAAACTCTGCTGGTGGAATTGGACGATGGGTCTCCCAAAAAAGGGTCCGAAGTGCTGCAGGAGAatctcctgctgctggaaagacttGAAGGgagtgaaaaggaaataaag ACAATGCAGCTGAAAATAAAGAAGCTGGAGGGATCCCTGGCTGGCGCAGAAGCCAAAGCCGCAGATCGGAAGAGAGCCGCAGACGGGATGCAGATGGAGCTGCAGAAGCTCGTGGCCCAGGTGAAGGAGAGAGATGAGTCCATCTCGACCTTGAGACGCAGCCTGAGCGAGCTGGAG aaaaAGGCAGAGAAAGGAGCGTCTCCGTATATAGAAGAGCTGGAAACCCTGAGGAGTAAACTTGTTAAAATGGAGATGGAAAGGACGGGGCTGTTGAAGAAACAAGAGCAAAC GGTGGCTGCAATGACGGCAGCCCTGGAGCACCGAGATGAGTCTCTCAGGAAGCTCAAGGAAACTCTTCGGAAATCCCAGCAGGATCAAGAGGCCTCAT TTGTCGCTGATGAAAAACCCCATACCAAGGCTCCAGTCACATGTGGTGGGGGAAGTGGGATTGTCCAAAGTACCATGATGCTCATGATCAAGGCTGAGAAAGCCAAGCTAGAAGCAGAAGTCCaccagcagaaaaagaaaattggcCAAATGGAAAG TGTGGTGTCCAGTCTGCAGGCTGAGGCGTCCAAATGGAAGGGAAGGGCAAGGAAACTGAAGGAAACGTCGGGGCTGAAAGGCTCTTTGTCCGAGATGGAGACGCTCTGTGATAACCAGCCCAATGTGTCTCCACGCACGCCTACTAAGAGAAGGCAGGTCACCTCTGAGGGCTTCATCCTGGACTCGCCCAAGAGCAAATTCTTTGACTCCCGGTCGGGATCCTTGTCCGTCGCCTGTCCAAAGCAATTTTTTGACAACTCCACTTTAGGAACAATCCCAG ATGTGAACCCGACAGCTGAGCCCAACAGTGAGGGAGACTGGTGGTCACTAGCTCCTCAGAAGGATGGAGCTGAAAActgcaaaacacaataa